ATGAGGACGGTATCGCCAGCAATCGCCCGATTGCAGGTACCCGTCATCGTGGTGCTAATGATGCGGAAGATGCGGCCCTTGCAGAAGAACTGCTGGCAGACCCAAAAGAGCGTGCGGAACATGTCATGCTGGTGGATTTGGGGCGCAATGATCTGGGGCGTGTTTGTGAATATGGCAGCGTTAAAGTCACTGACATGATGGTGATTGAACGTTACTCGCACGTCATGCACATCGTCAGCCACGTAGAAGGCAAATTGCGCGATGACATGGATGCGTTTGATCTGGTGCGTGCGACCTTCCCCGCCGGAACGCTCAGTGGTGCCCCTAAAGTGCGTGCAATGGAGATTATCGAAGAATTAGAGGGTGTGAAGCGCGGCCCGTATGGCGGTGCTGTCGGTTATTTCAGCTTTGATGGCTCAATGGATATGTGCATCACCATACGGGCAATTCTATTAAATGGCGATCAGGCGTATATTCAGGCGGGTGCTGGTATTGTCGCGGATAGTGACCCGGCTACGGAACATCAGGAGTGCCGGAATAAAGCCCAGGCGGCAGTAGCAGCGATTGATTATGCTGAAAATGGCCTTGTCTAAAAAAGGCCCATTTTCTAAATGAATTTTGTGTGCGTGTTGGCACACAACCGGAGGAATGGAGATTGATGAAAGTAAAGCGTGTGATGTTTATCCGTCCTGGTGAGACGGATTGGAACCGATCAAATCGATGGCAAGGCCAGGTAGAAATCCCTTTGAATGAACATGGCCGCCAACAAGCAGAGCGTCTGGCAATGTTTATCCAGCCATTGGGCATCCAGACAATCTATAGTAGCGATCTGTGCCGAGCCAAGGATACTGCGGAAATTTTGGCCAGTACCTTGCAGACGCACGTCATGTTCGACAAACGGCTGCGTGAACGTCATATGGGTGAGTGGCAGGGCCTGACGTTACAGGACATCAAGTCCTGGTATCCGGATCAGTATACGAACCTGCGAGAGAATCCCTTTACTTATCAGATTGAAGGTGGGGAATCTCGCCAGCAGGTGATGAGCCGTGTCCGGGCTTGCTTTACGGATATTATGGCGCGCAGCAGCAGTGAGACGATTGGGATTGTCTCTCATACAACAGCCATTATGACGATTTTGTACGACCTGGTGCCGGATAGTAATCCGTTCGATATGGAATTTTCCAATATTTCCGTCACCACAGTGGTATGTGATGAAAACGATAATTGGCAACTTAGCCAGTTAAACGATGTCTCTCATCTGGATGGTATGCCGACGCTCACCCTGGGTGGCGTCACAGATTATGATATGTAAAAGAGGGATTGAACATGATTCTGGTCATTGATAACTACGATAGCTTTACATACAACATCGTGCAATTAATAGGTGAACTGGGTGCAGAAATTGAAGTTGTACGCAATGATCAGATCACTGTGGAAGGGGTGCGCACGATGGCACCTGATCAAATTATCATCTCGCCAGGGCCTGGTTATCCGTCGGATTCTGGTGTTTCTCGGGATGTGATCCTTGAACTTGGGCCAAGCGTGCCTGTATTGGGCGTTTGCCTGGGGCATCAATGCATTGGCGAGGTTTATGGTGGCATTGTCACCCATGCGCAGAGCCTGATGCACGGCAAAACCAGCATGGTCTATCACAAGCATGATGACCTGTTTACAGGCGTGCCAAGCCCTTTTGAGGCGACACGCTATCACAGCCTCGTCGTCAAGGAAGAGACGTTGCCGGATTCGCTAGAGATCACCGCTTTTACAGAAGATGGCGAGATTATGGGTTTGCGGCACAAGGAATATCCTGTCATGGGTGTGCAATTCCACCCAGAAAGTATCCTGACGGGATTTGGTAAACGTATTTTGCAGAATTTTCTACAGTTTGAAGTGACAGCAGTGAGAGGTTAAACATGGCGGCTCCAGCCACAGAAGCACCAAAAACAGAGACAAAAAAGATCTCGTTAACAGGTATTAAGCCCAGCGGTACACCTCATGTCGGGAACTACCTGGGCGCGATCAAGCCAGCGCTGAAGCTGGCAGAAACATTCCAGGCGTATTATTTCATTGCGGATTACCACGCGTTGACGACCGTGACAGATCCAGATTTGATGCATCAGTACGTCTATGAGATTATCGCGACCTGGTTGGCGATGGGCCTGGACCCGGATGAGGTCGTGTTCTATCGGCAGTCCGATATTCCAGAAATTTTCGAGCTCACCTGGATTTTGAGCTGCTACACGGCGAAGGGTTTGCTGAACCGCGCCCATGCTTACAAAGCCAAGGTCGATGCCAACCGGGAAGAAGATCGCGACGAAGACGCAGGTGTGAGCGCGGGTTTGTTCAACTATCCTGTGCTGATGGCGTCTGACATCTTGATGTTTAACACGAATTATGTGCCTGTAGGCCAGGATCAGAAGCAACATATTGAAATTGCCCGCGACATCGCTGCATCTTTCAATAATAATTACGGCCAAGAGGTCCTGGTCTTGCCGGAAGCCTATATTATGGACGATGTGGCGACGGTCCCAGGCATTGATGGTCGCAAGATGAGTAAGAGCTACGGCAATGTGGTGCCTCTGTTTGCGCCGCCTAAGCAACTACGTAAACAGATCATGCGCATTGTGACCAACAGCCAGCAACCTGAAGAGCCGAAAGACCCGGATGCAGATAATATCTACAACATCTATAAGCACTTTGCATCGCCAGAAGACTTGGCACGGGTGCGCCAGACTTACCTGGAAGGTGGCCTGGCTTACGGCAAGATGAAGCAAGAATTATTCGAACTCCTGGAAGCGACCTTTGGCGAGGCACGCAGCCAGTACGACGAATACATGAACGACAAAGCTGAACTGGACCGCATTATGACGCGCGGGGCGGAAAAAGCACGGGCGATTTCCGTACCGATGATTGAAAAGATGCGTAAAACTGTCGGTATTCGGTAGGCTGTCGTTCATACATCCGTCCTTAGCATAAGAAACGAAGGGACTATGACGGACAGCACAGGCTACTGGGCTGCATCGCACTACACATTCTATTGGAAGTTAACGCCCAGCCAGCGACAAGCCCTGACAGAACGACAGCCGCTGCTCTACGTGGCGGGTAACCAGCTTGAACGCGTCCAACCGGGTGACGTTTTGTGGATGGTGAATGTTTATCTGGGCAATCTCTACCTGGTGGGTAAGCTGCTGGTGGAGTTCGTAGTCGATAACACTGAATTGGCGATGGAACTTGTCGACCCGGAAACAGACGAGTGGTATGACGCAGATTGGTATGCCATCGCCAATCGTTACAACACGGAGCCGATGCGTGAAGTTGATATTACGCCGCTGGCAGGTGGCCTTCGCTTCGAAAGCGACGCGTATCAGCTTGATCTTGAAAAGGGCGTGCAGGCTACCCAGCTTTCGCAGCTGCGCAAACTAACTCCGGAAACAGCACAGCTTCTTGAGCAAGTCTGGTACGACGATGAGTACACGCCGGAAGATATCCAGGATTACCTGGAACTGACGGAAGATGATAAGGCATATAACGAAGGTAAGGTCGTGGTGCGGACGCTGCGCGAACGCCAGCGTAATCGCAACCTTGTGGAAGATGCCAAGGCACAGTTTAAAGCCCTGCATGGGAGCTTATACTGTCAGGGATGTGGCTTTAGCTTTGAGGACACCTATGGTGTGGAATACATCGAAGCGCACCATCTGGAACAAATGGCTAGCTTTGAAGGTGAGCGCCAGACGGCCATTCATGATCTGGTGATGCTGTGCTCCAACTGTCACCGTATGGTGCATACACGTACGCCGCCGCTGACGTTGACGGAATTACAAGATTTAGTGAAAAGAAGGGCCGGTACTGGTCAGCAATTTAAAGGGGAATAGAAGATGGATATACAACGCGCGATAGAGGTGATTAGCCGCTTCGGTCATTTGCAGGAAGACGAAGCCGAAGACGTGATGCAGCAGATTATGAGCGGTGATGCCACCGAAGCGCAAATCGGGGCTTATCTAATGGCGCTGCGTATGAAAGGCGAAACGCCAGAAGAGATCACAGGTAGCGCACGTGCTATGCGGGAAAAAGCTAGCATGGTTCCTACGAATGTTGAGGGTGACCTGCTGGATACGTGCGGTACGGGCGGTGATAAATCCGGTACCTTCAATATTAGTACGACCGTTGCTTTTGTTGCAGCAGGGGCGGGCGTGCCTGTTGCGAAGCATGGCAACCGCGCAGCGACAAGTAAGGCGGGCAGTGCAGATGTGTTGGCTGCATCAGGCGTGAACCTTGATTTGACACCTGAACAGGTCGGCCAATGTGTTGATGAAGTTGGTATTGGCTTCTTATTCGCTGTGAAGTTGCACCCGGCTATGAAGTATGCCATCGGCCCCCGCCGCCAAATGGGGATTCGTACTATTTTCAACATCCTTGGCCCGTTGACCAATCCGGCAGGGGCCAAACGCCAGTTGATGGGTGTTTTTGCCGCAGATTTAACGGACTTATTAGCCCATGTGTTGAAGTCGCTCGGTACGACGAGCGCTATTGTGGTCAATGGTTATGGGGGCCTGGATGAATTGACGATCAGTGGGCCGAACCGCGTGAGCCAGCTATCGGAAAACGGCACTATAGAGACATATGAACTGGACCCCATGGAATACGGTTTTGAAGGGGCGAGCATTAGCGAACTGAAGGGTGGCGAGCCTGAAGACAACGCCGCCATCCTGCGCGCGATCCTGGATTGTACCGATAAAGGGCCTAAGCGAGATGTGGTTTTGCTCAATGCAGGGGCGGCTTTATGGGCTGCTGGCAAAGTCAGCGATCTTAAAGAAGGCATTACGCTTGCGCGTGAGACAATCGACACAGGGGCAGCATTGAATAAACTGGATAGCTTGATTGAATATAGCCAGAGCTTTGCCCAATGAGCGCACAATACGTCAAGACCGATACCGTCCTGGATAAAATCCTGGCGCATAAGGTTGAAGAAATCGCGACAGAAAAATCCCAATTGCCCTTCGCAGTTGCGCGTAAAAAAGCGGAATTGGCTGTCGATAATGAGCGAGCCCCACGTGATTTTATGGGTGCCCTCAAACGGGATACGGTTGCACTCATCGCTGAGGTAAAAAAAGCCTCACCGAGCAAAGGGGTCCTGATTGAAGACTTCGACCCGGTACAGATTGGCACAGCCTATGCTGCAAATGGGGCTGCTGCAATCAGCGTCCTGACGGATGTGAATTTCTTTCAGGGGCACCTGGGATATATGGGGGCGGTTCGCAAAGCTGTAGACATACCTGTTTTGCGCAAGGATTTTATCATTGACCCCTATCAAGTTTATGTGGCGCGCGGCTTTTGTGCAGATGCGTGTTTGCTTATCGTGGCGGCACTTTCCGATAGTCAGCTAGCTGACTTGCACATGCTTATTATAGAGCTGGGTATGGCCGCGCTGGTAGAAGTGCATAATGAAGCAGAGATGGCTCGTGCACTGGCTATCGGTGCCAAGTTGATTGGTATCAACAATCGTGATTTGAAGACATTCCATGTCGACCTGAATACGACCGCACAATTGGCGAGCCTTGTGCCGGATGATGTGGTC
The Phototrophicus methaneseepsis DNA segment above includes these coding regions:
- a CDS encoding anthranilate synthase component II — its product is MILVIDNYDSFTYNIVQLIGELGAEIEVVRNDQITVEGVRTMAPDQIIISPGPGYPSDSGVSRDVILELGPSVPVLGVCLGHQCIGEVYGGIVTHAQSLMHGKTSMVYHKHDDLFTGVPSPFEATRYHSLVVKEETLPDSLEITAFTEDGEIMGLRHKEYPVMGVQFHPESILTGFGKRILQNFLQFEVTAVRG
- a CDS encoding HNH endonuclease yields the protein MTDSTGYWAASHYTFYWKLTPSQRQALTERQPLLYVAGNQLERVQPGDVLWMVNVYLGNLYLVGKLLVEFVVDNTELAMELVDPETDEWYDADWYAIANRYNTEPMREVDITPLAGGLRFESDAYQLDLEKGVQATQLSQLRKLTPETAQLLEQVWYDDEYTPEDIQDYLELTEDDKAYNEGKVVVRTLRERQRNRNLVEDAKAQFKALHGSLYCQGCGFSFEDTYGVEYIEAHHLEQMASFEGERQTAIHDLVMLCSNCHRMVHTRTPPLTLTELQDLVKRRAGTGQQFKGE
- a CDS encoding tryptophan--tRNA ligase; the protein is MAAPATEAPKTETKKISLTGIKPSGTPHVGNYLGAIKPALKLAETFQAYYFIADYHALTTVTDPDLMHQYVYEIIATWLAMGLDPDEVVFYRQSDIPEIFELTWILSCYTAKGLLNRAHAYKAKVDANREEDRDEDAGVSAGLFNYPVLMASDILMFNTNYVPVGQDQKQHIEIARDIAASFNNNYGQEVLVLPEAYIMDDVATVPGIDGRKMSKSYGNVVPLFAPPKQLRKQIMRIVTNSQQPEEPKDPDADNIYNIYKHFASPEDLARVRQTYLEGGLAYGKMKQELFELLEATFGEARSQYDEYMNDKAELDRIMTRGAEKARAISVPMIEKMRKTVGIR
- the trpC gene encoding indole-3-glycerol phosphate synthase TrpC; this translates as MSAQYVKTDTVLDKILAHKVEEIATEKSQLPFAVARKKAELAVDNERAPRDFMGALKRDTVALIAEVKKASPSKGVLIEDFDPVQIGTAYAANGAAAISVLTDVNFFQGHLGYMGAVRKAVDIPVLRKDFIIDPYQVYVARGFCADACLLIVAALSDSQLADLHMLIIELGMAALVEVHNEAEMARALAIGAKLIGINNRDLKTFHVDLNTTAQLASLVPDDVVLVAESGIRNAEDVRQMGQLGAHAVLVGESLVKSGDIAQSVRDYSSQKREPAQ
- the trpD gene encoding anthranilate phosphoribosyltransferase; the protein is MDIQRAIEVISRFGHLQEDEAEDVMQQIMSGDATEAQIGAYLMALRMKGETPEEITGSARAMREKASMVPTNVEGDLLDTCGTGGDKSGTFNISTTVAFVAAGAGVPVAKHGNRAATSKAGSADVLAASGVNLDLTPEQVGQCVDEVGIGFLFAVKLHPAMKYAIGPRRQMGIRTIFNILGPLTNPAGAKRQLMGVFAADLTDLLAHVLKSLGTTSAIVVNGYGGLDELTISGPNRVSQLSENGTIETYELDPMEYGFEGASISELKGGEPEDNAAILRAILDCTDKGPKRDVVLLNAGAALWAAGKVSDLKEGITLARETIDTGAALNKLDSLIEYSQSFAQ
- a CDS encoding histidine phosphatase family protein, with product MKVKRVMFIRPGETDWNRSNRWQGQVEIPLNEHGRQQAERLAMFIQPLGIQTIYSSDLCRAKDTAEILASTLQTHVMFDKRLRERHMGEWQGLTLQDIKSWYPDQYTNLRENPFTYQIEGGESRQQVMSRVRACFTDIMARSSSETIGIVSHTTAIMTILYDLVPDSNPFDMEFSNISVTTVVCDENDNWQLSQLNDVSHLDGMPTLTLGGVTDYDM